The proteins below are encoded in one region of Longimicrobiaceae bacterium:
- a CDS encoding cytochrome d ubiquinol oxidase subunit II, which yields REDFRRRALWAGTVTVGLSILVLPLLHARAPHLWHGLLSPRAWLVVAAGVIAALLSGRALLRRRFRLARTATVAQTVCLLGGWGIAQHPYLIYPDVTIASAAAPASTLAFLLWSLPFGMALLLPSLWLLFRVFKGEHL from the coding sequence GCGCGAGGACTTCCGCCGCCGGGCGCTGTGGGCGGGCACGGTCACCGTGGGACTGTCGATCCTGGTCCTTCCGCTGCTCCACGCCCGCGCGCCGCACCTGTGGCACGGCCTGCTGAGCCCCCGCGCCTGGCTGGTCGTCGCCGCCGGCGTCATCGCGGCACTCCTCTCCGGCCGGGCGCTGCTCCGGCGCCGCTTCCGGCTGGCGCGTACCGCGACCGTCGCGCAGACCGTCTGCCTGCTCGGCGGCTGGGGAATCGCGCAGCACCCGTACCTCATCTACCCGGACGTGACCATCGCCTCCGCCGCCGCTCCGGCGTCCACGCTCGCCTTCCTGCTCTGGTCGCTGCCGTTCGGCATGGCGCTGCTGCTGCCGTCGCTGTGGCTGCTGTTCCGCGTGTTCAAGGGCGAGCACCTGTAG